A genomic segment from Candidatus Viadribacter manganicus encodes:
- a CDS encoding acyl-CoA dehydrogenase family protein encodes MDLNFSPEEIAFRNEVRAFIEENYPKHLKGKVLREDLSKEDFLAWHKILGKKGWSAPAWPKEYGGTGWTATQRYIWLEENARGETIPPLPFGVSMVGPVIYTFGTPEQKQKYLPGILSGDVWWCQGYSEPGAGSDLASLKTRAVREGDHYIVNGQKTWTTLGQHADWGFFLVRTDATAKQQEGISFLLIDMKSPGVSVRPIKLLDGGYEVNDVFLENVKVPVDQRIYEENKGWTCAKFLLAHERAGIAGVARSKRNVERLKLIAKAEIGDDGKPLIEDDEFQRKLSELEIDLSALEMTELRTLAREQAGKGPGPESSLLKIKGTEIQQRLTELTLEAVGNYAQPYPRGLGGNEFAVGPEYASAAAPVYFNWRKASIYGGSNEIQRNIIAKMVLGL; translated from the coding sequence ATGGATTTGAATTTTTCGCCGGAAGAGATCGCGTTTCGCAATGAAGTGCGCGCGTTTATCGAGGAGAACTATCCAAAGCACCTGAAGGGCAAGGTGCTGCGCGAAGACCTCTCAAAGGAGGACTTCCTCGCCTGGCACAAAATTCTCGGCAAAAAAGGTTGGTCCGCCCCGGCTTGGCCGAAAGAATATGGTGGCACCGGTTGGACCGCGACGCAGCGTTACATCTGGCTCGAAGAGAACGCGCGCGGTGAGACGATCCCGCCGCTTCCGTTCGGCGTTTCGATGGTCGGCCCGGTCATCTACACCTTCGGCACGCCCGAGCAGAAGCAGAAGTATTTGCCCGGCATCCTCTCCGGCGACGTTTGGTGGTGCCAAGGCTATTCCGAACCCGGCGCAGGCTCAGACCTCGCATCGCTCAAAACGCGCGCGGTGCGTGAGGGCGACCACTACATCGTCAACGGCCAGAAGACCTGGACCACGCTCGGCCAACACGCCGACTGGGGCTTCTTCCTCGTCCGCACCGACGCAACCGCAAAACAGCAGGAAGGCATCAGCTTTCTTCTCATCGACATGAAGTCGCCGGGCGTCTCAGTGCGTCCAATCAAGCTGCTCGATGGCGGCTATGAAGTGAATGACGTCTTCCTCGAGAACGTGAAGGTGCCGGTCGATCAGCGCATTTATGAGGAGAACAAGGGCTGGACTTGCGCCAAGTTCTTGCTCGCTCACGAACGCGCCGGCATCGCCGGCGTTGCGCGCTCGAAGCGCAACGTTGAGCGCTTGAAGTTGATCGCGAAGGCCGAGATCGGTGACGACGGCAAGCCGCTGATCGAGGACGACGAATTTCAACGCAAGCTCAGCGAGCTCGAAATCGATCTCTCGGCGCTGGAAATGACCGAACTGCGCACGCTTGCGCGTGAGCAAGCGGGCAAGGGCCCGGGCCCTGAAAGTTCCTTGCTGAAGATCAAGGGCACTGAGATCCAGCAGCGCCTCACCGAGCTTACGCTCGAAGCCGTCGGCAATTATGCGCAGCCTTATCCGCGCGGTCTCGGCGGCAACGAGTTTGCGGTCGGCCCCGAATACGCATCGGCCGCGGCGCCCGTCTATTTCAACTGGCGCAAAGCCTCGATCTACGGTGGATCCAACGAAATCCAACGCAACATCATCGCGAAGATGGTGCTGGGTCTTTGA
- a CDS encoding acyl-CoA dehydrogenase family protein — protein sequence MNFDYTDEQNMLRDSIAKWAAGQYDFDKRREALKSDDAWKTNWATFAELGLLMAPLPEEYGGLGGGPIDINVVAEEFGKALVVEPYVPTVVIGAGALKYAGSAAQKEEHLNAIAGGERVIAFAQAEPKSRWTLHDVATTAKKDGAGYVLNGQKAVVIGGPQADTLLVSARTSGGQRDEKGVSLFLVPKNAKGVTTRDYPTMDDTRASEVYFENVSVGADALIGAADGALALIERIVDEANAAYCAEAVGCMRMMTESTREYAKTRKQFGKAIADFQVLQHRMVDMFMASEESYSMALRATIKLGESDVERAKAVSGAKVSIGKHSRFVGQAAVQIHGGMGVTDEMRVGHYFKRVTMIDSTFGNVDYHLRRFTALNQKNAA from the coding sequence ATGAATTTCGATTACACCGACGAACAGAACATGCTCCGCGACTCGATCGCGAAATGGGCGGCTGGCCAGTACGACTTCGACAAGCGCCGCGAAGCTCTCAAGAGTGACGACGCCTGGAAAACCAATTGGGCGACGTTCGCCGAACTCGGCCTGCTCATGGCGCCGCTGCCGGAAGAATATGGTGGCCTAGGTGGCGGCCCGATCGACATCAACGTCGTCGCCGAAGAGTTCGGCAAGGCGCTGGTGGTTGAGCCTTATGTACCGACCGTCGTCATCGGCGCCGGCGCACTGAAATATGCAGGCTCAGCCGCGCAGAAGGAAGAGCACCTCAACGCTATCGCTGGCGGCGAGCGCGTGATCGCGTTTGCACAAGCCGAGCCGAAGAGCCGCTGGACGCTCCATGACGTCGCCACCACCGCGAAGAAAGACGGCGCAGGCTATGTGCTCAACGGCCAGAAAGCCGTCGTCATCGGCGGCCCGCAGGCCGATACGCTCCTTGTCAGCGCCCGCACCTCCGGCGGCCAGCGCGACGAGAAGGGCGTCTCGCTCTTTCTCGTGCCGAAGAACGCCAAGGGCGTCACCACACGCGACTACCCGACGATGGACGATACCCGTGCGTCGGAAGTCTATTTCGAGAACGTCAGCGTCGGCGCCGACGCGCTGATCGGCGCGGCCGATGGCGCGTTGGCGCTGATCGAGCGTATCGTCGATGAAGCCAACGCCGCATACTGCGCCGAGGCGGTCGGCTGCATGCGCATGATGACGGAGTCCACCCGGGAATACGCCAAGACCCGAAAGCAATTCGGTAAGGCCATCGCCGACTTCCAGGTGCTCCAACACCGCATGGTCGACATGTTCATGGCCAGCGAAGAGAGCTACTCGATGGCGCTGCGCGCTACGATTAAGCTTGGCGAAAGCGATGTTGAGCGTGCGAAGGCCGTCTCAGGCGCGAAGGTTTCGATCGGCAAACACAGCCGCTTCGTTGGCCAAGCCGCAGTTCAAATTCACGGCGGCATGGGCGTCACCGACGAAATGCGCGTCGGTCACTACTTTAAGCGCGTGACGATGATCGACTCCACCTTCGGCAATGTCGACTATCACCTGCGCCGCTTCACGGCGCTGAACCAAAAGAACGCCGCGTAA
- a CDS encoding arylsulfatase — MKIIALSRALAGLALAALIASPAAAQQTRAAAAAPPQRPNIVVIIADDAGFTDFGAYGGEAHTPNIDALAQRGAQFSRYYSSPLCSPSRAMLLSGMDNHRTGHATIIEVLAPEMRGRPGYTMRLEPGVVTIAERLRQSGYRTYATGKWHLGHGEGDLPNAHGFDRSFVLDASGADNWEERAYMPYYQTADWFEDGERAHLPENFYSSQFIVDRMIRYLDADSARANEPFFAYLAFQAVHIPVQAPREITAHYRGAYEGGWEQLRANRWRRAQELGLLPTGAAIDAPHPSLRPWASISGDEQALYARSMEVHAGMLEAMDQSIGRFISYLQSRGLAENTIFVVTSDNGPEPSNPIADPDFRRWMSLTGYTRRMEDLGERGSFVMIGPEWANATATGSLYKFTSGEGGLHVPLIIAGPNVIQQRIDARAFVTDIAPTLLERAGAPLNAPAMDGFSMSALLAGETPHGREPLIPLGVEVSGHSALYRGDFKLVRTPPPLGDSSWRLYNITQDPGETTDLAAQMPELLASMLADYQAYAERNGVLELPPGYDPQAQVAHNTRMKIYQHYWYIFAGIGLVGLLLIGGVIWLVMRLFKKRPA; from the coding sequence TTGAAAATCATTGCTTTGAGCCGCGCACTGGCTGGTCTCGCATTGGCGGCTTTGATCGCGTCGCCCGCTGCGGCGCAGCAAACGAGGGCCGCTGCGGCGGCGCCCCCGCAGCGGCCCAACATCGTCGTGATCATTGCCGATGATGCGGGCTTCACAGATTTCGGCGCCTATGGCGGCGAAGCGCACACGCCGAACATCGACGCGCTGGCGCAACGCGGCGCGCAGTTCTCACGCTACTACTCCTCACCGCTCTGCTCACCCTCGCGGGCGATGCTGCTCTCAGGGATGGACAACCATCGTACCGGTCACGCGACGATCATCGAAGTGTTGGCGCCGGAGATGCGCGGACGCCCAGGCTACACGATGCGGCTCGAGCCGGGCGTGGTCACGATTGCCGAACGGCTGCGCCAGAGCGGCTATCGCACATACGCCACCGGCAAGTGGCACCTTGGTCACGGCGAAGGCGATTTACCGAACGCGCACGGCTTCGATCGCTCCTTCGTGCTCGATGCTTCAGGCGCCGACAATTGGGAAGAGCGCGCATACATGCCGTATTATCAAACGGCGGACTGGTTCGAGGACGGCGAACGCGCGCACCTGCCCGAGAATTTCTATTCGAGCCAATTCATCGTCGATCGCATGATCCGTTATCTCGACGCCGATAGCGCGCGGGCGAACGAACCGTTCTTTGCTTACCTAGCGTTCCAGGCGGTGCACATCCCCGTGCAGGCGCCGCGCGAAATCACGGCGCATTATCGCGGCGCTTATGAGGGCGGTTGGGAGCAATTGCGCGCCAATCGCTGGCGGCGGGCGCAGGAATTGGGATTACTTCCAACGGGCGCCGCCATCGACGCGCCGCATCCGAGCTTGCGCCCTTGGGCAAGCATCTCGGGCGATGAGCAAGCGCTTTATGCACGCAGCATGGAAGTTCATGCCGGCATGCTCGAAGCAATGGATCAAAGCATCGGTCGCTTCATCTCCTATCTGCAGAGCCGCGGACTGGCGGAGAACACGATCTTCGTCGTCACTTCCGACAACGGGCCAGAGCCCAGCAATCCGATCGCAGACCCTGACTTCCGCCGTTGGATGAGCCTCACCGGCTACACCCGTCGCATGGAAGATCTGGGCGAGCGTGGTTCGTTCGTGATGATCGGCCCGGAATGGGCCAACGCGACAGCGACGGGCTCACTCTACAAGTTCACCTCCGGTGAAGGCGGTTTGCATGTGCCGCTGATCATTGCGGGGCCTAACGTCATTCAACAGCGCATCGATGCGCGCGCCTTCGTGACCGACATTGCACCCACATTGCTGGAACGCGCTGGCGCGCCTTTAAATGCGCCGGCGATGGATGGCTTCAGCATGAGCGCGCTTCTTGCCGGCGAAACCCCGCATGGCCGCGAGCCTCTGATCCCACTTGGGGTGGAAGTGTCGGGACACTCGGCGCTTTACCGCGGCGATTTTAAACTGGTGCGCACGCCCCCGCCGCTCGGCGATAGCAGCTGGCGGCTCTACAACATTACTCAAGACCCGGGCGAAACAACCGATCTCGCGGCGCAAATGCCGGAGCTACTGGCGTCGATGCTTGCAGACTATCAGGCCTACGCAGAACGCAACGGCGTGCTTGAGCTGCCACCTGGCTACGATCCGCAGGCGCAGGTCGCGCACAATACGCGCATGAAGATCTACCAGCACTACTGGTACATCTTCGCAGGGATCGGTCTTGTTGGGCTGCTGCTGATCGGCGGCGTAATCTGGCTGGTGATGCGGCTGTTCAAAAAACGTCCAGCATAA
- a CDS encoding AlkA N-terminal domain-containing protein, producing MMLDADTCHAACDAKDRRFDGRFYVGVKSTGIYCRCICPARTPKRINRTFWPSAAAAEGAGFRPCLLCRPERAPGLAPIDAPARLAAAAYARIEAGSLEEQGLEALADELGVTSRHLRRVMNAQFGASPIEIAQTGRLLAARRLLNETALSITEIAFASGFRSLRRFNATMKDRYGAPPSKMRGRKALARGDTFTVSLSPRGDYNIAPMLDFLAKRALPGVEAANDRSYARVLKWGDALGWLDVRMGPKGLMLTLSENLAPHLRPLVANVRGAFDLDAEMTTVDAHLSTDRSLTKDVKREPGVRVPGALDGFETAIRAVLGQQVTVQGARTLTERLVAKYGAPLERGPDGLDRAFPDAAALANAGPAAIAKIGLPMKRAETLHRLAVASNDGKLPLARGAIAAGRSALAQIPGIGPWTIEYIAMRALGDPDAYPATDIALINALGRKGETLEHLKPWRAYAAIRLWRRVAKKGIQT from the coding sequence ATGATGTTGGACGCCGATACTTGCCACGCGGCCTGTGACGCGAAGGACCGCCGCTTCGACGGGCGCTTCTATGTCGGCGTCAAATCTACCGGCATCTATTGCCGCTGCATTTGCCCGGCGCGCACGCCAAAACGCATCAACCGCACCTTCTGGCCTTCCGCCGCCGCCGCGGAGGGCGCTGGGTTTCGTCCGTGCTTGCTGTGCCGCCCCGAGCGCGCGCCTGGCCTTGCGCCGATCGACGCGCCCGCACGCCTTGCCGCCGCCGCTTACGCGCGCATTGAGGCTGGTTCGCTCGAAGAGCAGGGCCTTGAAGCTTTGGCCGACGAACTTGGCGTCACGTCGCGTCACTTGCGGCGCGTAATGAATGCACAGTTCGGCGCGAGCCCCATCGAGATTGCACAGACCGGCCGCCTGCTCGCAGCGCGCCGGTTGCTCAATGAAACCGCTCTTTCGATCACGGAGATCGCATTCGCTTCAGGCTTCCGGTCGTTGCGCCGTTTCAACGCAACGATGAAGGATCGTTATGGCGCGCCGCCGTCGAAGATGCGTGGCCGCAAAGCGCTAGCGCGTGGCGATACTTTCACCGTCAGCCTCTCGCCGCGCGGCGATTACAACATCGCACCGATGCTGGACTTCCTCGCCAAGCGTGCGCTGCCCGGTGTCGAGGCAGCGAACGACAGATCGTATGCACGCGTTCTGAAGTGGGGCGATGCGCTGGGTTGGCTGGACGTACGCATGGGGCCCAAAGGGCTGATGCTTACGCTCTCGGAAAATCTGGCGCCGCATTTGCGCCCACTGGTGGCGAACGTGCGCGGTGCGTTCGATCTTGATGCGGAAATGACGACGGTGGATGCGCATCTCTCCACCGATCGATCGCTCACCAAGGATGTAAAGCGCGAACCAGGCGTGCGCGTGCCCGGCGCGCTGGATGGCTTTGAAACAGCGATCCGCGCCGTGCTTGGTCAGCAAGTCACCGTCCAAGGCGCGCGCACGCTGACTGAACGTCTCGTGGCCAAATACGGCGCGCCGTTGGAGCGCGGACCAGACGGGCTGGACCGCGCGTTTCCTGATGCAGCGGCGCTAGCGAACGCCGGGCCAGCCGCGATTGCGAAGATCGGTCTGCCGATGAAGCGCGCTGAGACGCTGCATCGCCTCGCGGTAGCGTCGAATGATGGAAAGCTCCCGCTGGCGCGCGGCGCGATCGCGGCGGGACGCTCGGCGCTCGCGCAAATTCCCGGCATCGGTCCGTGGACGATCGAATACATCGCCATGCGCGCGCTCGGTGATCCCGACGCTTATCCAGCGACCGACATCGCGCTCATTAATGCATTAGGCCGCAAGGGCGAGACGCTCGAACATCTCAAACCGTGGCGCGCTTACGCCGCCATCCGCTTGTGGCGCCGTGTCGCCAAGAAAGGCATCCAGACGTGA
- a CDS encoding methylated-DNA--[protein]-cysteine S-methyltransferase: MISAIYDSPIGPLTLASDGKALIQVEFEGGRYPLSQYELGNDKIIDQARRELDLYFAGKLRDFKVKVAPQGTEFQRKAWAALQTIPYGETRSYAQQAKAIGSPKATRAIGAANGRNPIPVIIPCHRVIGANGSLTGFGGGMERKQILLELEQGGNLLARAS; this comes from the coding sequence GTGATCAGCGCAATTTATGACAGCCCGATTGGGCCACTCACGCTTGCTTCCGACGGCAAGGCGTTGATCCAGGTTGAGTTCGAGGGCGGCAGGTATCCGCTTTCGCAGTATGAACTCGGCAACGACAAGATTATCGATCAAGCGCGTCGCGAGCTGGATCTCTATTTTGCCGGCAAGCTGCGCGACTTTAAAGTGAAGGTCGCGCCCCAAGGCACCGAGTTTCAGCGCAAGGCTTGGGCCGCGCTACAAACGATCCCGTACGGCGAGACGCGCTCTTATGCACAGCAGGCCAAGGCCATCGGCTCGCCGAAAGCGACGCGCGCCATCGGTGCAGCCAACGGGCGCAACCCGATCCCGGTGATTATCCCATGCCACCGTGTCATCGGCGCCAATGGAAGTCTCACCGGCTTCGGAGGCGGCATGGAGCGCAAGCAAATCCTTTTGGAGCTGGAACAAGGTGGTAATTTGCTGGCCCGCGCCAGCTGA
- a CDS encoding putative quinol monooxygenase, with product MGEKSLDQRRARPPGPVCTIVRVETRNGSGAEFVSIVSDLAHRVRNEEDGCISYVVTRAMGSPEHFAVHARFQDWTAFEGHAETPHLKRAMARINELLAAPLALEIYLEVT from the coding sequence ATGGGTGAGAAGTCTTTGGATCAGCGTCGAGCTAGGCCGCCTGGGCCGGTCTGCACCATCGTGCGCGTCGAGACTCGCAACGGCTCAGGCGCTGAATTCGTCTCCATCGTCAGCGATCTCGCGCACCGCGTTCGCAACGAGGAAGACGGCTGTATTTCGTATGTCGTGACGCGCGCGATGGGCTCCCCTGAGCACTTCGCCGTGCATGCGCGCTTTCAGGATTGGACAGCCTTCGAGGGGCACGCGGAGACGCCCCATCTGAAGCGCGCCATGGCGCGCATCAACGAACTGCTCGCAGCGCCGCTAGCGCTTGAGATCTATTTGGAAGTGACCTGA
- a CDS encoding SDR family NAD(P)-dependent oxidoreductase — MSDDIRFDGQVVIVTGAGGGLGRSHALEFARRGAKVVVNDLGGSVDGSGGSSAAAEAVVAEITKAGGEAIADGASVTNDAGVAALVERTMAKWGRIDVLIANAGILRDKSFSKMEMSDFASVVDVHLVGTVKPLKAVWEIMKTQNYGRIVVTTSSTGLYGNFGQANYGAAKLSLVGLMNTIKLEGAKNDIRINAISPVAATRMTENLMPPEMLAKLGPEQVTPGVVYLASKDGPNGAILTAGAGVFSLAQITETEGAYLGQGASAEAVRDKWAEITDPAGREAYTGGHMQTQKFMRKLNG, encoded by the coding sequence ATGAGCGACGACATCCGCTTCGACGGCCAGGTTGTGATTGTAACGGGCGCTGGCGGTGGGCTTGGCAGAAGTCACGCGCTCGAATTTGCACGCCGCGGCGCGAAGGTGGTGGTCAACGATCTCGGCGGTTCTGTTGATGGATCTGGCGGATCTTCTGCGGCGGCGGAAGCTGTCGTCGCGGAAATTACCAAAGCCGGCGGCGAAGCGATCGCCGATGGCGCCTCGGTGACTAATGACGCGGGCGTCGCCGCACTCGTCGAACGGACGATGGCAAAGTGGGGCCGCATCGATGTGTTGATCGCGAATGCCGGCATCCTGCGCGACAAGAGCTTCTCGAAGATGGAAATGTCGGACTTCGCCAGCGTGGTCGACGTCCACCTCGTGGGTACCGTGAAGCCGCTGAAGGCCGTCTGGGAAATCATGAAGACCCAGAACTACGGCCGCATCGTCGTCACGACCTCGTCCACCGGACTCTACGGCAATTTCGGCCAGGCCAATTACGGCGCCGCGAAGCTCTCGCTTGTCGGCCTCATGAACACGATCAAGCTTGAAGGCGCCAAGAACGACATTCGCATCAACGCGATCTCCCCCGTCGCCGCCACGCGCATGACCGAAAATCTGATGCCGCCGGAAATGCTGGCGAAACTCGGCCCGGAACAGGTGACGCCCGGCGTCGTTTATCTCGCATCGAAGGACGGGCCGAACGGCGCGATCCTGACGGCTGGCGCTGGCGTCTTCTCGCTCGCTCAGATCACCGAGACCGAGGGCGCGTATCTCGGCCAAGGCGCAAGCGCGGAGGCGGTGCGGGACAAGTGGGCCGAGATCACCGATCCAGCAGGGCGCGAGGCCTATACGGGCGGTCACATGCAGACCCAGAAGTTCATGCGCAAACTGAACGGCTGA
- a CDS encoding CHAD domain-containing protein, giving the protein MRSPEPAFDLRAALTDELRAAIDELETIFSDPTAVHRGRVRVKRALALARVGSACAPGLSNVFVDTARGLMRNLALARDPAALSEAARAAGGKGGKRTAEAFDLVACGIEMEATAHPALNFEAARTGLKDLLALAQVWPEASPRQIRRGARRLERQARRARRRGIACIDPVARHKWRIREKDRHFASLILGDAWPGKRRRKTAEKIGMALGVERDALLLMERLVAEPDLAGDERSLRRALKALNRRRSKYARRADALAARMRSNR; this is encoded by the coding sequence ATGCGTTCGCCCGAACCGGCGTTCGATTTGCGTGCGGCGCTTACTGATGAATTGCGCGCTGCAATCGACGAGCTTGAGACAATCTTTTCAGATCCGACAGCGGTGCATCGTGGTCGGGTCCGTGTGAAGCGCGCGTTAGCTTTGGCGCGGGTGGGCAGCGCCTGTGCGCCGGGCTTGTCCAACGTGTTCGTCGATACCGCGCGTGGGCTGATGCGCAACCTGGCGCTGGCGCGCGATCCTGCGGCCTTAAGCGAAGCTGCGCGCGCCGCTGGCGGCAAAGGCGGCAAGCGCACGGCAGAGGCGTTCGACCTCGTGGCCTGCGGCATCGAGATGGAAGCAACGGCGCACCCGGCGCTCAATTTCGAGGCGGCGCGCACCGGATTGAAAGATTTGCTCGCGCTCGCGCAGGTTTGGCCGGAAGCGTCGCCACGTCAGATCAGGCGCGGCGCACGCCGCTTGGAGCGTCAAGCGCGGCGCGCGCGGCGCCGTGGCATTGCTTGCATCGATCCTGTCGCGCGTCACAAGTGGCGCATACGAGAAAAGGATCGGCACTTCGCTAGCCTCATCCTCGGCGATGCCTGGCCGGGAAAGCGGCGGCGCAAGACCGCGGAAAAGATCGGCATGGCGTTGGGGGTCGAGCGTGACGCACTCCTGCTCATGGAACGGCTGGTCGCTGAGCCCGATCTCGCGGGCGATGAACGCAGCCTGCGACGCGCTTTGAAGGCGCTTAACCGGCGCAGATCTAAGTATGCGCGGCGCGCCGATGCGCTCGCGGCCCGGATGCGCTCAAACCGCTAA
- a CDS encoding PaaI family thioesterase — translation MNGDGTPQTTWTGGVTLTDGPFAGWTTWSKGGDPYETLIGPFYFRDQDGHARCVFEPQRHHLNGGGAIHGGCLMSFADFSLFAIAHNTLKGAHAVTLTFSSEFIGAGAPGERVEAHGEVLRDTRAVTFVRGIVTQAARPLLSFSGTLKKIARRE, via the coding sequence ATGAACGGCGACGGAACGCCCCAAACGACCTGGACCGGGGGCGTCACGCTCACTGACGGCCCGTTCGCGGGCTGGACGACGTGGAGCAAGGGCGGCGATCCGTACGAAACGCTGATCGGCCCTTTTTATTTTCGCGATCAAGACGGACACGCGCGGTGCGTGTTCGAACCGCAGCGACATCACCTGAACGGCGGCGGCGCGATCCATGGCGGCTGCTTGATGAGTTTTGCCGACTTTTCGCTTTTCGCCATTGCGCACAATACGTTGAAGGGCGCGCATGCGGTGACGCTCACGTTTAGTTCCGAGTTCATCGGCGCCGGCGCGCCGGGCGAACGTGTCGAAGCGCACGGTGAGGTTCTGCGCGATACGCGCGCTGTCACATTCGTCCGCGGAATTGTGACACAGGCAGCGCGGCCATTGCTTTCGTTTTCCGGCACCCTCAAGAAGATTGCGCGACGAGAATAG
- a CDS encoding acyl-CoA dehydrogenase family protein, producing MDNETFGQLLDGIRRFVNERLIPLEAKVAEDDAIPADALAEMRALGLFGISIPEEFGGLGLTMEEECRTMFEFCRCSPAFRSAFGTNVGIGSQGLVMFGTDAQKQKWLPGIASGDVVTSFALTEPEAGSDSGAVRTKAEFDGDAYVLNGSKRYITNANRASIFTVMARTNQDMKGGGGVSAFLVPSDLKGVSVGKPEKKMGQQGAHICDVNFDNVRVPAELRLGEEGQGFRIAMQVLDRGRLHISSVCVGVAERLIEESVRYAGERKQFGQAIANFQMIQAMLADCRAEANAGRAMVLDAARKRDAGEDVVMEAAAAKLFCSEMVGRVADRAVQIFGGSGYVADHGIERFYRDVRIFRLYEGTSEIQRLIIAREMMKRGK from the coding sequence ATGGACAACGAAACATTTGGACAATTGCTTGATGGCATTCGCCGCTTCGTCAACGAACGGCTGATCCCGCTCGAAGCAAAGGTGGCGGAGGACGACGCAATCCCCGCTGATGCGCTGGCTGAAATGCGTGCGCTCGGCCTGTTCGGAATCTCAATTCCGGAGGAATTCGGCGGTCTCGGCCTCACCATGGAGGAAGAGTGCCGGACCATGTTCGAGTTCTGCCGCTGCTCGCCGGCGTTTCGCTCGGCCTTCGGCACAAATGTCGGCATTGGCAGCCAAGGCCTCGTCATGTTCGGGACCGACGCGCAGAAACAAAAGTGGCTGCCCGGCATCGCGTCGGGTGACGTCGTCACGTCTTTCGCGCTCACCGAACCGGAAGCGGGATCGGATTCCGGCGCTGTACGCACCAAGGCCGAGTTCGACGGCGATGCCTACGTTCTCAATGGCTCGAAGCGCTACATCACCAACGCTAACCGCGCATCAATCTTCACTGTCATGGCTCGCACCAATCAGGACATGAAAGGCGGCGGCGGCGTTTCCGCTTTCTTGGTCCCAAGCGATCTCAAAGGCGTATCTGTCGGCAAGCCAGAAAAGAAGATGGGTCAGCAGGGGGCGCACATCTGCGACGTCAACTTCGACAACGTACGAGTGCCTGCGGAGCTTCGCCTCGGCGAGGAGGGTCAGGGCTTCCGTATCGCCATGCAGGTTCTCGATCGTGGGCGCTTGCACATCTCTTCAGTCTGCGTCGGCGTTGCGGAGCGTCTGATTGAGGAAAGCGTGCGCTATGCTGGCGAACGTAAGCAATTCGGACAAGCCATCGCCAACTTCCAAATGATCCAGGCCATGCTCGCAGATTGTCGCGCTGAAGCAAACGCCGGGCGCGCCATGGTGCTCGATGCCGCGCGTAAGCGTGATGCCGGCGAGGACGTTGTCATGGAAGCCGCCGCCGCGAAGCTCTTCTGTTCGGAAATGGTGGGACGCGTCGCCGATCGCGCCGTGCAAATCTTCGGCGGCTCGGGCTATGTGGCAGATCACGGCATTGAACGCTTCTATCGCGATGTCCGTATCTTCCGTCTCTACGAGGGCACCAGCGAAATCCAACGGCTCATCATCGCCCGCGAGATGATGAAGCGGGGCAAGTAG